The genomic window CTGAAACTTTCACATTATGCTGCTCTGCAAATTGAGACCACAAAAGGAGCACCAACTTTCCCATGTAaatataattccaaaaatatCATGAAATATAAGTTATAGGTTCCAAATTCAAACCTTTTAGATGATTTCTGAAAGCAAGTAAAGGATCCAGTATGATGTCTGATAGCAAAGCAACATAAATTCGAGTTACACAATAACAAGCAGTTGAAAAGCTTCTCTAAAAATAAGATTATACCTGAGGATAAATAAAAATGTGGTGTTCCTTGTTTTGATTCTAACAACCTTTTCGCTATCACCTACACgatcttgaaaattttagtaACATCATGAATTAAGAAGTAGAGTTCATCACCCAGATTTTGTACAATCAGAAGAAGTTTATTCTAACCATTCagaaattattttcatcaatgGTATCATGTCCCTCACTGAATCTTAACATAAATCTATGCCCACAGTTTTGAACCTCCATGGAATAAATTATTCTGCATCTGTTATCAGAATTTTAACTGAAAATTAAATCCTAAAAGCTCACTTGTATGCAATATATAACAGTTTATCTGTCATGTAATTTACTTCTCATTGCCAAAACTAAAGATGAATATATGATGTGATTCGATTTATGCCTCAATTAGGATAATCCCCAAACAGTTGTTTAAGTTTGCTGATCGAATGTCTGCAATCTATAGACTTGTAACAGATAGTTTGAGAGGTCCGCTATGCATGATCAAGACACATTTATCAAACAATCTGCATCATGAGGGATTTGcatcacaaaaaaatttctacCATTAGTTCTACGTGGGAATCAAGGCTAACTCAAATCATGTTAAGTTGCAGAAAACTTACCTTGCGTATTTGGCTATTTGGCAAATCTTCATGAGAATCAACAACTTGTTTGGAAGAGGCCAACTGTGGTGGTTTACGAGCAGTTGGCTGGGCGGATTGCATTGTTGAAGATGTACTGTCTTGAGATGACTTGGATGGTTGTGGAGAAGCTCCTCTAGACTTTATCGCTGCCAGTATATCACCTTTCAAAAGAGTACCACGAGGACCTGATGCCTTCATAGAAGATGCATCCAGTCCATATTCCAAAATAAGCAACTTTGCTGATGGACTAATTCTGCGAATATCTGTCTTCTTTGCACTATCTTTATGCCCCACATCCTGAGGTACTTTTTCCTCTTTGGTCTCTGCTCCACTCAATATGGTAGTTGGAACATTTTTAATGTCATCTGGGTCTTCAACCTAAACAATCAAAATTAGAGAACAAAGAGCTAAATGGAATTATCACTCATAAACAGAAAACAATGCTAGTATCATGAATTACAATCAACATTGCTAGATTTATTGTGACtaaatacagaaaaaaaatatatgattagatcATGTGTATAGGGCAATAAGGAAACATAAGTAAATGATGACCAGAAGGGCATACAGTTATTGCAATAGGCTGCCCAACAAGCACATCTTTTGAACCTTCGGGAACTAATATTTTAGCCAAGTAGCTGCATAGAATTAAGAAAATTTCAACATAACATAAGAAGGGagaaatttctgaattttctgcAATGACTACAACCTAGATAattaaagtaaagaaaaagtacATTACGTAAGAGGAAATAGCACTCAACACAAACATAAAATGAATTTTAGAGCTTACTATCACTCTCCTATTGTGGAGGTGGTAGTTCATTTTCCTTACAAGTGGAAGGTCGAGGGTTCGATTCCTTCCAACGCGGTTGAGAGTTTGTGGCTTGTCCAGtttatcaaacatatatatattacagcTTACtatcataaattatttaatttggtaATACAAGTATTGGACAGTCATGGCATTTCCAAGCAAGTATAAGCTTGACTAGAGCTGAAAACATGTCGCAAGATATTCACTTAATTTAATCAACAAAACATATTTGatagaatgaaaaataaaagcatgcaaCAATGACCAAAAACAGTATCACATGAAACATCAACAGGAGGTACTTTAACAAGTATAAACAAGGCATCATTTGTTCAAAGTCCAAAAGAAACTTATTGGCACAACCACAATGTGACCATGCAATCATGCTAACACCATCATGGTTAAATAGTTTATGAATCACTACCTAATCAATTGGTTATGTcctcattttaaaaaacatgagatccaaatataaatttattacacCACAAAAATAAGTGACTTGTAGAGGAAACCAGTTAGCACAATTAATTAACACATCAgtccatatatttttattatcagtctaccaaattcataaagaataaaCAACATGCGTATTATACCAAACATCAGAAACACCATCAAGATTTATCCAAGTTTCTACTAGTTTTAATAGCTATCTCCAGATAGATGAGTTTAAATACATAGTGTTATATGACATTAACTGAAGAACCCCCAAAACATACTGATGAAGACCAGAATAAAATTAAgtgaattatttgaattaaattccATTATTTTGTATCATAATCCTTTTATGTGATGACAAAGTTAACACAATTGCATAAATTTGAACCCACATTACTTGTGTATTTTATGCCATAAATTGTTACCACCAGGTTGAACCAATAAAGGAGAGGTGACATTCAAAGGTAACGTCACCAAGCAAAAGCAACAATCTTGATTACAGAACACATGACGTGATTGTGGCTGTAAAATAAATGCATGTCCACAATTCCTAAACAGTCTGCAAAGGAACATGGTATCCTCTTAAAGTGCACTCCTAAGAATTCTGATCTTATGCATCCTCATCCTCTGCAATAAGATATGGGCATTCATAGGATGATGTGCCCATTTTCTTATGAGTTGAATCAACAAAATTTTGTCTAAATACCATGCAATAATCTTAAGTCTTGCCTAGAAAATAGAATCCGAAAAGATCAGGTCCCACAAACTACATGAACCCACCGTTGTATCTTGTTTCTTGAATATCTTATCATCCAAAAGAATAaccttttgtatatatatttttagtatcaGAAACAAAGATGACTTTGAAACAACAAAGTAATTTTAATGAGAAATTAGAAGTAAATGCATCATTTTATCTCTATTATCAATACTGTTCAGGGAGCAGAAttgataattagaaaaaaaaagtatatatcaGGTGCTATGCAGGGAATGATGGGACAGTGGCCTTGCCCTATCTAACCTAGTGATGTTAGCACAAGAAGGTATGCTTCACTAAGGCCAATTATATCTCTCCATATTCACTATAGTccagaaattaaaagaaaacaacaaaataaaactaatgaaTAAGAAAATGACAAACTGCATCAATTACACCTTTATCAACGCAAGTCTCTAAATGAAATTTATTACCCCTCTTCAAGGCTTTCAAATTCAAGGGTTGCTTTGTCAGTCTCTATCTCACATATCACATCACCCACATTTATCTGCTCAGAGAGATGGATTTGAAGATGTTAAAACCAAGAAATTTCTTGATCTATATAAAGAAGGAAGGCTAATCCCACAAGAAAAGAATTGCTTATTATTTATAGCACAACAAACATAAATTCATACCTTGTCCCCCTCTTTCTTTATCCATTTTGCAATATTGCCTTGGTTctgaaatcattaaaattaagcCTTAAGGCCATTGTCAAATCCAAAAGGAGCAATATAAAACAACTAGACAATATTgcagaatattaaaaaaatccccCATTCCCTCCCATACCATTGTTGGAGATAATGCTGGCATTTCAAGAACAAGATGTGGCGCATTTGCTGCACTGACAAATGAACAACAGTAAATTCACCATACAGGTAGGGTATACTAGAGCTAGTAAATGCAAGGCATAAACTACACAGCACTTGAAGAAAATCACAGAAATCAAACAAAGTATTCATAGTGATCATCTGGGTGGTTAAATACCCCTACATATTCATATTTAACAGGTCATCTAGcagcaaaaatatttttaaagaatttcgCAGCATTTACTTGTTTCCTATTTGACCTTATCAAGCTTTCCTTACTCCTGAGAAAATCCTCCTAATATTCTCACATCAAAAACTTTCAGTATGATTTATCAACAAAAACCAGAAGTAGTGTTTCCACAGTTGTTGCATGAGAGTTTGGTAGAGTTATTACTTCAAGATCATCATCTTTACTTCTTCATTGAGATCATAACAATCTGACTAATTTCCAAAGcttcaaaatcataattttaatcatctgATGTACGCGGATGATCTAATTCTTATCTCTCAAGCATCTAGAAGTTCTGCTAGAAATATCAAGCTCTGCCTGGATATCTATGGCCGGCTCACTGGTCAACAAGTAGAAGAGTTTCTAATAGCATTTGTTCTATCATCCAGTTTACTCAAGCTTCATTCCCTATAACCTATCTGGGGGTAATGGTTACTCCTACGAGACTTGTGATGGCTTCCTTTAATCCTATGGTTAATAGAATCCGCCACATCTGTTCCAAATGGAAACACTCTAAACTCTCTCAGGCGGTAAAGACAATTCTCATTAACACATCAATTCTCTCCATCCCAATTTATTATTCCTCTGTTTATCCCATCCTTGATACAGTTCTTATAGAAATTAACAAAATTGTTAGGGATTTCCTCTAGTATAAgagtggcaatggaaagggcatccatgctgtAGCTTGGACCAATTTAACTGATTCTAAACCTGAGAGGAGGCTTGGCATCAAAAATCTCTCTTTTGGAAAAGTCTCTTTGATGGctaaaaacattttcaaattattaaacaaagatgataaTTTTTGGGTCAACATTCTCCTTcataaatatggtaaaattaatttttggaaagATCATATTCCTCCCAATTGCTATTGGTTTTTTAGAGGACTTTGTCATGTTGCTGCCAAATTGAAACCATTCTATGGTATTGATTCAGTGAACCATAACCAAACCTCCTTCCAATTTGACCCTAGTGCTCAAACACACATCTTGCTTTAAATCCCGCCTTTTTTTAACTCCAATCTGGATTTTGAAATTCTTCGTATTATGGATTACATTCACAATAATAATTGGGATTTTCACAAGCTTCGTAATCTTTTTGGGGAGAATGTTGATTGTTTCTCCAGTACACTTGGACATATCAATCCCAATGCACTTTGCCATTGGAATTGGACTCCTAAGTCTCACAGTAACAAAACTTCTTCCAAGATATATCATTTCCTTATTCATAATCACTATGATCTTAACTCTTGGAATGGTTGGAAGTACATTTGGCACCTCAAGGTGGCTCCCCGTGCTCAGCACTTCATTTGGCTCACACTGAAGGGAAGACTTGCCACCAATGAATTTCTTCATAGCATCAATCTGGGCCCTCGTGATCGCTGCAACCTGTGCAGTCTTGATAATGAGAATGCGGATCATCTTTTAGCTTACTGCCCCAAAGCTCTGCTTGTTAGGCAGATTGTTGGATCTAAGACTAGGCTCAACTTTGATTTTTCTAATGGTTTCACTGATGGTTCTTGGCTTACTGATAATAATTCCAATATGTTTGCCAAATCCATCATTACAGCTACAGCCTGGTTTATATGGAAAGTGAGATGCGACGTCATTTTCAGACAAATTACTCCCAATTATTCAACTATTGCCTGTAAAGCTCTTGCTCATGTGGCAAAATTCTCTAGATCAAATGACGACCAATTTGGTCGAAAGCTTCTTCTCAATAATTCCTCTAGTGCAGATTGGCCTTTTCTCTTCTATTCAACTGTGTGGAAGCCAGATACTGAGGTAggtggatttggattttttgtgTCTAATTGTAACTATCAAGTTGCTTTTGCAGGATGCGGCTCTTTCTTCGCCAATTCTGCTACTTTGGTCGAATTGCAAGAACTTGCGATCTCATTCAGGCTACATCAACCAATCAACTAAATCTTCATCATATCTTCACTACTAATATGGATGTGCATCAACTCCTTCGCAGCGATCAAATCAATCCTGACAGGAGACTGACTCAATGGATTCATTACATCACGGACTCTATTCGCTTGGCGGGCAATCCTCATATACAATAGATTCCCAAGGATTGGATTAGGCCTGCTTCCAGACTGGCTATCCATGGCTTGAGCCTTCATGCTATTACAATGTTCCATCAAGGCAGAGACCTCCCCAGATGGATAATGAAATGTTTTGATGGCTCTGGTTTTCAATTTAACTGACCTTCATCTGTTAGCTCCTtagacttcttcttctttgtatcAAGTTTGTTAGTTAGttccttttttttctacttttcaataaattagccaTGGGCTCCTTTTATTCAAAAGCTTCAAAATCACATAACATGATAACAACCCCAAATAATCTAAATTGGCTTGACCAACAATTTAGAGGTATATAGTAAAGCTAAACGAACTAGTTAACTTGATGCATAATTCTTCATATTGTTTGACATGTCAAGCTCAGCAATCAGTATGAGTTCAAATAACAACCATATTTAGAGAAAGACAGCCACCACATGTTTTAACAATAGAACTATGCAGACAAATAAGCATATGAACAAATCATTCAGTACCTGAAGATGCTAACCATCGAACACGAACAGAACACTGcaccaaataaataatattagcaCATGAGAACTAATGAAGGGAAATTAAATTCATAACTGACAGACCTCATAAGATGGACTCCTTAAGATGCTCTTGACAGGAGAAAATGTGAAAAGCCTGCAAAAATATTGCAATTCATGCTAGCTTTTGGCATCAGCAAAGTAAAGTATTAACTTAGCATCTACCCATGCACTTCAAAGAAGTTTTTTCTTGTGCAAAACTGTCCTAGTCAACATCTGAAGAGAACACAGTCATGAATCTTTATGgactgatttttttaaagatgagCTTGTAGCGTACTATAAACATACAGATTAGACACAAGatataatttttctaatgcATTTCTGGCGGCTATTGCTGCATAATTGCTATGTTTGGAAACTTATAGTGGTACAGCAAAATAATTTGAGCGGCTTGTACAAATTACCTAAAAGAAATTTGCGAATATAATCATTAGCCCATTCCAAGCCATGCCATTTTTGTctaaagatcaagaagaacaTAAGGAATTCTGCCTACATGAGCATGCAACTTCAACCCAAATAGCTACGAAAATTGACTGCTTGTGCAATGCGGTATTCAGACCAATGTCTTGAATTGTGACAGATTCAATAAGTTCATAAtcttaaatataaacaataccaACAGAAAAGTATATATTAACATCAAAAAAAGCCACaaagatgaaattttttttttttactaattgcATATTATGAATTCACACAAATGCCTTGAATCTATCGATTAGATAAAATTATGCTAATTTAGAATAGGAACAAAAATCAAACCTTTTAGGAGCACTATGAGCAGTCCGTGAGACAAAAGAACTCCTAACTCGGCACAaactacaataaaataaaacaaaaaaatcaaaaaaaaaattttcatgccCAGCTACCAAAAGTCAAATCAAGGCAAATCGCAACGGAGTAAACATGAGAAACAATGGAATTTGGCAGCTCACCCAGACACAAGCACACGAATGTTCCTCATGacttcctttccttttttttttctccgaCCAGCTCCTCTTCAGAGCTATTATGCTGAATctaatggagaaaaaaaagatCGGAAAACAAGTTTGAAAACAAATTGAAGATAGTGGACGAACGAAGAATGGATCCAAATGTTGAAACCCTAGATTCTGCTGAGAAAGAGCGCGAGAAGGAAGCATACCGAAGGATTCTTCTTGGTTGTCGCAGCGGCGTTGAATGGACGGTgatcaaagagaaagagagagagagagacgggAAAGAGCCGGTTTGGTGGACCGATCAACGAATGAGCCGGGTTTGGTTGCTCAATACCTATATACCGCTGTAAAAGCAAatactgtatttttttttttaaataaaaaaaaaagaagaaatgggACATGAGCGTGCCAGAGAAGTGCATAGATGTGTTGAAGGCGCAATAAGCACTTGTGCTCTTATATTATGGGATTGTTTAGATGGGCTTATTTTAAAcctaaaagtatttttttataagttaagcatttttaggttttaaaaaacatgtttatttgGGTTTTTTAACAGAAGCAAAAGCTATGAAAAAAAGCTgaaattcagtttttttttcaaaagctggtTATCTGATGCTTCTCCGAAAAGCACTTCTGAGAAGCTATTTTTGGGGtgtaaaattactaaattagcCTTGACAAATGAAATAATTCCCTCATTATTTCCATAAAGCCCTAACTTTCAGACTGCCTGATCATGCGTGGAACTTTTCTTCTTTAGCAATTGTGTTCTCCGATTTTCCTCTCTAGTCTTTGCTTCTCTGATTTTCCAAGGTGTGCTTCCGATTCACGCAGAGATTCATGATCATCGGTTGATTGTTGGGTgcattttttatcatttgttgGGAATTGAAAGATTGGGTTTTGGTGATGGTTTATGAGTTTGAACTGTTTAAAAAATCTGCAGGcaatttatttgcttttgttcttgtgtttgatttcatatttgatgGTGTTTGAGCAACAGAGTTtggatttgtgtttgttggatGTCCTAAagtttctttatgaatttgggAATTGAAAGATTAGGTTCTGATGATGGTTCTGAAAGTTTTACAATGTATGTTATGTGATGTCATTGCTCTTGTTTGTATTTTGCCAAAGTGGAATGGTTAGAGCTTGAGTGGtatgctagtttttttttattttattatttatttttaatttatgtttcatAAAGTGCAGCGAATAACTAGAAACTATTATGAATAACTAGAAACTACAGTGAATAATCAAAAACTAATAACCAGAAACTGCAGCTAATAACCGGAAACTATTATGAATAACCAGAAACTGTAGCGAATAATCAGAaactaataacaataataattaaaagaataagaataataataataataataataataataataataataataatgaaaagcgGAAACGATAAATAATAACCAGTGCAACTTTAACCTAACCagaaattataaacaataacCAGAAAGTAAATAGAAACTACGATGACTGTATAgacaataatattcaaaattagataaattaggatatttatcattttaaattttataatttatttcatgatttaattaaaaaataaattataagaccTTAGTGActtgtttataattaaaaaaaaaaatcaatatataatagtaaCTTACGAAAACTCAAAGAatgcccattttagtaatttgtcaTCTCCAAAGTGCTTTTACAAttccacatccaaacaacttcacacatataaaagcACTTCTACATTAAcctatccaaacataaaatactgaaaagcacttaacttactctgagaatcactttttttaaaagtacttctacaaaacttaaaaaaagcacttatattaaaagctaatccaaacaaggcctacaTGAGTTTTGGAATTCAATCTTTTGGTCATCTTTAAAATGAACACCCTATCAAAGAGAGCTGTGACCCCACAAACTCGGTTCTGTGGGAATTCCCACAGAACCGAGAGGTGGAATCACAccaaccattttaaaaaaaagttattaaattttatattaaaacttTGAAAAGGGTATTATTGTCATTTACTACAACTCTTGCTTTAACAAGGGATCATATGTTCTATTCTTCTCCTGAACAACTGACTCATCTCCTTCtttctctccctctccctctccctctccctctcccgtcgtctttatctttctttttatgaaatttgGATTTAGAATCTCTCACAACAACTATGCCCTAATAGCCTAATAAGgtaagctctctctctctctctctctctctctctctctctctctctttctctctctatttctctttttctttctctccctTCCTTTGTCACACGCCTCGAACGCAGCTCGCCAGACccggtgcgctgacaaacggccgcacacccTTAGTACATAGCACAATatgcatgcaaggcctcaaaacctattacaaaacaaaacatacaatctAACATAATTGTAAATTTCAAAAGTCATAAtcgaaaatttacaaaaaaatttactaaatacAAACTCATAGTTTACAATACAGACAAAATTATAGCTTAACCAACACCATGGATAGGCTTGCTACTTGTTCACTCTCCGTAAGCTATtgtactcctgatctgaaaaaaaaattaacaacagatAATGAGCTTATCAACCCAgtaagtacccactaaaaatatcgagatcataaaagtttcaaaattttgaaactcaaacaaagtataataaaatacaagtttattaGTTTCAAATTCAGAAGTCaagttttttcaataaaacataactaATCAAAAAGTCAAGTATATATGTCCCATaaataactattgccaaaacaaaatgtcaGAGGTCATATGTTTACTCTCGGTAACCCAAGCCAGAATATTAGAgatcatatgtttaccctcggtgacccgagccagaattatcagatgccgttattcttcaccgaaaGAAAGCGGTAGGAATTTATAGTTTGTATTTCACAAGTACATGTCTacacggtcaatgtttaacccccaatgacaggg from Dioscorea cayenensis subsp. rotundata cultivar TDr96_F1 chromosome 9, TDr96_F1_v2_PseudoChromosome.rev07_lg8_w22 25.fasta, whole genome shotgun sequence includes these protein-coding regions:
- the LOC120268967 gene encoding dihydrolipoyllysine-residue acetyltransferase component 1 of pyruvate dehydrogenase complex, mitochondrial isoform X2 gives rise to the protein MVSIFSAANAPHLVLEMPALSPTMNQGNIAKWIKKEGDKINVGDVICEIETDKATLEFESLEEGYLAKILVPEGSKDVLVGQPIAITVEDPDDIKNVPTTILSGAETKEEKVPQDVGHKDSAKKTDIRRISPSAKLLILEYGLDASSMKASGPRGTLLKGDILAAIKSRGASPQPSKSSQDSTSSTMQSAQPTARKPPQLASSKQVVDSHEDLPNSQIRKVIAKRLLESKQGTPHFYLSSDIILDPLLAFRNHLKEQHNVKVSVNDIIIKAVATALRSVPEANAYWNAEKGDTSLCDSIDISIAVATEKGLMTPIVRNADQKTLSAISSEVKELAEKARAGKLTPEQFQGGTFSISNLGMFPVDHFCAIINPPQACILAVGRGNKVVEPIIDSDGTEKPAVVTKMNLTLSADNRVFDENIGGKFLSALALNFSNIQRLLL
- the LOC120268967 gene encoding dihydrolipoyllysine-residue acetyltransferase component 1 of pyruvate dehydrogenase complex, mitochondrial isoform X1 — translated: MRNIRVLVSGLCRVRSSFVSRTAHSAPKRLFTFSPVKSILRSPSYECSVRVRWLASSANAPHLVLEMPALSPTMNQGNIAKWIKKEGDKINVGDVICEIETDKATLEFESLEEGYLAKILVPEGSKDVLVGQPIAITVEDPDDIKNVPTTILSGAETKEEKVPQDVGHKDSAKKTDIRRISPSAKLLILEYGLDASSMKASGPRGTLLKGDILAAIKSRGASPQPSKSSQDSTSSTMQSAQPTARKPPQLASSKQVVDSHEDLPNSQIRKVIAKRLLESKQGTPHFYLSSDIILDPLLAFRNHLKEQHNVKVSVNDIIIKAVATALRSVPEANAYWNAEKGDTSLCDSIDISIAVATEKGLMTPIVRNADQKTLSAISSEVKELAEKARAGKLTPEQFQGGTFSISNLGMFPVDHFCAIINPPQACILAVGRGNKVVEPIIDSDGTEKPAVVTKMNLTLSADNRVFDENIGGKFLSALALNFSNIQRLLL